In the Plasmodium sp. gorilla clade G2 genome assembly, chromosome: 12 genome, CAAACCCAACCAGATGGTTCTAAGAAAAATTTTAGTGGCAATGAGTGTGGTGAGTTCCCCCCAGATGATACGGATAACCAATTTGTTTGGTGGTTCAAAGAATGGGGCCAACAATTTTGCTTCGAacggaaaaaatatatagacgCGATAAACGAAGTGTGTGATTCATTATGGTATAACAGGTGTGATATTAGTACACAAAAAACATTGAAAGATGTATGTCAACATAAATGCCAAGTATACAAAGATTTTATTCAAGAAAAACATTCAGAATGGATACAACAGAAAACCAAATATGAAAGTGAAAATCCTGAAATGTTTGCGCACGAATTATTTTCACAACATTATCCTGAATGTGTAGATACAAATTTCGAACTGATATTTGAAGAAAAAGTCTCAGCAAATAGTAAACCATCAAAAACAGAATTGAAATATGATTATGCCGATGCTAGTGATATATGTTCGTGCAAAGACCAAACATATGCGTGTAAGAACGATGGTAATAAATCAACATGTAAAGAAAAAGGTGGCGATGTAACCACCTGGCGTACCCATTTATTAAAAACTGGAAAGGACGGCAAACCATTACGTGGCGTCTACGTTCCTCCGAGACGCCAAAAATTATGTCTAGCAAATTTATATCCAATAATTTTTGGAAAAGacaaaaataacaataacgATAATAGCACAAAAAAGAACGAGCTATTGAATAGATTGAAAATAGTTGCAGAAAGAGAAGCGTACTACCTGTGGTTACAGCATGTTACAAAAGATAAGAAACTCGACACAACGTCCCACAATAGAGCCTGCTGTGCTATAAGGTCAAGTTTTTTTGATATTGGAGATATTGTTAAAGGTGCAGACATATGGGACGATCCTAgcaaaacatatatacacaaaACCTTAAACGATATATTTGGAAAAGAAttagaagaattaaaaaaatcacAAAAAGAACCAACATACGAAAAtcctattttatatttaagaaaaaaatggtgGGAAATAGACGAAACCGTTGGTAATAGtggaaataataagaaaaccAACAGAGACAGTATATGGGACGCTATGCAATGCGGAGTCAAGAATGCGATAACAGAATTAAACGGAAATGGGGAAGAAGTTCAGGATAAAGATTTGCCAAAGTGCATACAAGATATAAATCAAAAGCGTAATGTCTACTTAGTTGCCACACCTCAATTTGTTAGATGGTTAGAAGAATGGTCTCAACAATTTTGCGATGAATACCCAAAACATATGGAAAAATTAGGAAGACAATGTAAACGTAGCagtggtaataataattgcAACGACCATTCCAATAAGGATTGTAAAGATGTTTGTgcaaaatataatgattggataagtttaaaaaaaaaggaatggGATGGTATGAGCAAATATTATtctaaaatattacaaatggGAAAAAGTAGTGATCAGTCCCCTGATGGAACTGATTACGATGCAATCACTCAACCTACAGCCATTGATTATTTGAAccaaaaatgtaataaaaacataGATGGAACAAATAATTGTTGTCACTGTAAAGATATAGGAAAAGACAGTACGCTGTCTCCTACGTCACAAAATAGTAGTAATCATGATAAACCGCTTGAACATATGCACAAAGTCGTCAATAAAATTGacgataaatataaaaaatatatgccaCAATGCACCAAATGTTACATTCAACACATCAGGGATCAGATAGAAAACATAACTGATGTGTTAAAGGGTAGAAAGGAGCAGAACACCAAAGGAAGGAGTAGTAGTAGTTCTAATAATCCGTGTGCCCAAAGCACCACAAAACCcgataaaaatatgatggAAATAGCACAAATATTTCAGGCGGAAGCAGAAACACAATTGAATGGTCGTGGTGGTGATAGTTTGAAAGGTGATGCATCCAAAGGAACATATAACAACAATGTTAATGGATATGACCTGAAAGATAGCAATATTTGTAACCTTGAAAAAACCAAACATACGAATGATGGTCGTGGTGGTAATAACGGTGGACCATGTAAAGGAAAAGGTTTGGGTGAAAATAATACTGTAAACACGCGATTTGTTGTAGGATTTCTATGGCAAAAGGATGAGACAAACATACATGAAAGCCACAAAGATGTTATAATGCCCCCACGACGTCGTCATATATGTACATCGAATTTAGAAAATTTGTTCACTTCTGCAAGGGGACTTAATGGTGATAAAGTTAATAACTCTTTTTTTGGAGATGTATTGCTTACTGCAAAATATGAAgcagaaaaaataataagtatgTATAAAGGTAAGAATAAACTAACTGATCAAGGGGTACCAAAAGACCCAAATCACAGGGAATCTATATGTCATGCGGTACGTGGCAGTTTTGCAGATATTGGGGATATTATAAGAGGAAGAGACTTATGGAGTAGAAACGGTGAAATGAAACTGCTAGAAGGTAAGTTGAAAGACATATTTGGAAAGATAAAAACACTAGTTGATAGTAGTGCCAACAAATATAGCACCGACACCCCCCAACATACCAATCTACGTAAAGATTGGTGGGAAGCAAATAGAAAACAAGTCTGGGAAGCAATGAAATGCGCAGTAAAAGATTATAAAGTTCCCTATGTTTTGGAATCATCAAGTGGTGGTAGTCGGAAAGCTAGTGAGAAACCATATTGTGGATTTGATGATAGTGGTACTCCACTTGATGACTACATCCCGCAACGATTACGCTGGTTAGGCGAATGGGCCGAGTGGTTTTGTAAAGCACAAAAAGACGAGTATGACAAGGTGCGATCGGCGTGTGAACAATGTAAGGGTGGAACATGTGGAAAATGTAACGATTGCAAAGAAGCTTGTGGTAAATATACTCAATTTATTAATGATTGGAAACAACAATGGACAGAAatagataaaaaatacaaagaTTTATACCAACAAGCAAAAAGTAATAGTGGTGGTAGTGGTACTAGTGGTGATCGCAATCAAGAATACCTTGAtgaatttttaaaacaaCTTAAGGATAAAAATACCAGTAATATCACGTATGGTACCGCTGCAGGATATGTACATGAAGAAATTAAAGATATAGGTTGTAATACACAGAAATATTTTTGTGAAAAACCGACTAATGGTGGCAAAAAGGAGGAGTATGCTTTTGAGGATCCCCCCAAAGATTATAAACAAGCCTGTGATTGTCAGGAGTATAGGGCACAAATTACATCATCGACGACAAAGGGACAAGGATCACAGGAACTGGACACGAGTGGATCACAACAATCGAAGGCACTTGTGACACCACAATCATCATCGTCACAACAACCATCCATTGGGGGAAGTGGTAATCCTAGTACACGTGGTGGAAGCACTGTAAAAGACCAGGACCAAGGAACAACATCAACTGGTGGAGCTAGTGGTCAGGAACAAGACACAGGACAAGGACACGACCCCAACACAAAAGGCCCTGATCAAAATATTGGCAGTGCTGGTGCGTTGGTGCCACAGGGTGGTGCTAGTGTTCATGGTAGTAGTGTGCCGACATTACCAAATGCTCACGATGCTAGTCAACCTAATCAAAAAGGTGTTATCGATAGTACTCCTCCTCCTGGTACTGAACAAGGTGCTTATGAACCCCCTCCTTCTCGTGGTGGCCACTCTTCTCCTACACCCTCTACTGGTGGTACATCTGCTGCACCTTATAACAAACCCACAACACCCAAAGATGAATTTAAGGAATTGAATACATGTCCTTTTGAGATTGGTGCCACTGGTGGTGTTACTACTGCTGTAAATAATGAAACATGTAAAAAATTTCTTGTTTATAAACGATGTATAAGTactaaatatgataataatttgaataattGGAAAAGCGACcttgtaaaaaataatagagATAAGAATGAAGGGGTATTAATGCCACCAAGAAGGACACGTTTGTGTAGAGCACCTTTTTTAGGACAATTTTATCGTGCAAATGAAAAAGATTCATttataaatcatttttatacaGCGACGTTTAATCAAGGAATCCTTTTAGGTATATTATTCAAAGATAATAAAGATGAAGCATATGAGTCACTAAAAAATAGTTTTTATGATTATGGAGATATAATTAAAGGTACTGACCTTGTGGAAGAAACACTTATCCATGATTTAAATGAAAGGTTAAATAAAATGTTTCCAAAAAATAGTGCTTCATCTACATCTGTTGATGGACGAGAACAATGGTGGAATGAAAATAAGAAACGTGTTTGGAACGCCATGTTATGCGGTTATCATAAAGGAATAAATGATCTACAAACACATAACAAAGGTAGAAGAAAATCGCCTTCACTTCCTTCATCATTAACTAAAATTATTCCAGATGATTGGTGTCCCGTACCTTCTGATGACACAACGCCACAATTTTTGCGTTGGATGACTGAATGGTCACGACAGTTTTGTGAAGAAAAAGGAAACGAAACCATAtcattacaaaaaaattgttTAGATAATGATGGTAATACAACAAAAATTGAAACAAATAAAGGATACAAATTAAATGATACTAATTGTTTAGTGtcgatgaaaaaatataaggaaTGGATTGATAGTAAACGTGAACAATGGCAATCATGGGAAaagatatacaaaaaaaaaaaacaaaatgtaaAACATATCACATCAAGTGCCACTTTCCTACCTGGAACATCATCACAAGAATTAGCATCACAAAATGATGCGGAAAAATATGTACAAATGAATTGTGATAAATGTGACTGTAACATTAATAATTTAGAGTATATGTATAAACAAGTAGATAAACCTAGTATAAACGCAATTAAAAAAATCGTTGCAAAAGTTCAAGAGGATATACCAGAACTGAAATTAGTAAGTctaaatgatgatattaaaTTTGTACAAGATATGATTAAAAAAGTCACAGAAAATGCCAATAttattgaagaaaaaataaatccaCAGGCAAAACAATTAGaagtaaataaaacaaaatcaAACACATCTCCAGGTTTTCGTATTCTTACTAATTTGTGGAACACAATAACAAAAACTGTTTTGACGTCTGCGGCTGCTGCTGGAAAATTGGGTGTTGCTGCAACAACAGCAGCTATTGATACTGCTGCAGATATAATTCCTCAAGCTGTAGAAGTTGGGGTAGAAGCTGGGTTAAAAGTTGGAATAGGTGCTTTAGATGGAATAAAGAGTATGATTCCTAGTGGTAAAAGTGTGGATGCTACCAAAGTTGATTGTGGAAGCGCGTCATCAAAAGGATCAACCGCATCACCAGGAACATCTGGACAATCTGCAAAAACAAAACCCTCAGCCTCAAATGTGACAACCCTAAGCGACATCTTAACTTATACTGTCACTTTTCCAGTAGGATTTTTATTAGGTGCGTTCGGGTTCCTTTTCTTCTACCTGAAGGTAAgagatatatatgtatgtgtatatgtttttatatgtgtggatatatatgtatatggggatatgttttatatatatgttatatatatatttatatagaaatatagtAAGAAAGAAAttggataaaaaaaaaaaaaatatagaatatatagaaacaaatttgttaaaaaaaaagtaatatatagaaatacatttattaaaaaaaatatgtaatatatagaaaaacatttgttaaaaaaaaaaagtatatagatatatatttctaaaaatacaaaaaaaaaattcacttaaaataaaaaatgataaattttatgaaaaaaaaaatacaaaaaaaaattcatttaaataaaaatgatgagaaaaaatgttattaaataaaaaaaaaaaaaaaaaaatacttatatatatataacaataccTATATAACTAAACCTACATATGCATACCTATACCCATAtactcctttttttttacagaAAAAACCTATACTTCGACCTACAAAGCTTTTTAGTGTCATCGATATACCACAAAATGATTATGGCATCCCTGATGAAACATCTACCAATCGGTATATTCCATATGGTCGATATAAAGGCAAAACATACATTTATGTGGAAGAACATTGTAGTGGTAGAGAGAATATCTTTGAGTCTGACACTACCGATATAACT is a window encoding:
- a CDS encoding erythrocyte membrane protein 1, PfEMP1, putative translates to MSEPSNTSFPPSNCQTILEFKIIGGYGVDSTINRNNVSSSSTEGSKSNNNNNGEVDICMKYDKKILDGEIKLGFSDDENANKELMKEFISAINYGDSYFYNNSYNQVPCGVKQTNTNKWIWKNAITIDTSKSELKNNGKYKNTIGVPPRTQSLCLGYLGKLSVKNINDFNGISRLLYEWIIAAKLEGQKLEYQYKNNGDKKKLCKALAYSYADYGDLIKGTSIWGNANTKQLEINLKNIFETVFKNQIEQNGQTSGSNKYPGDLKLLREAWWNTNKKYILGALIFGAETLEGKNGVPCLSEMKISPPTTDYIPQFLRFTQEWIEHFCDKRKAYAKDVVEKCKQCNEESDNYHKKNTIDSKKEFAVTNSGTNNSNKNYEGEGGKCWENNGKVANTIGKCDECKSACEIFKAFVEGKNMNDGDGKTWRDRWQQMNRIYGDLIKTAKKEIVEYKEARRKEQIQQQFQQQQQLSQRLQSTNSVSMQPYMMKCGDNNYCLKPNNDSFYQYLAYNGYTTLNSYMNLVLKDMDCGDDKPRWDRSTVVKETQNIQPTSSSKKKKVIYPQLFGERPSGYKYACECRIPSREELCRDNHMYNTRWECGKDDMVDSVSSHVQSSTRPSAPTGVSGGGTYVLCNLRHDENDETDQTSTRGPSSASVFGTNLTGEDLEFFSLFDSWYKDIQDKLDRHFHRINRDCKLENIMVQSDGRGPTISPECQTCRDNCECYKLWVNNMKDQWEKQKKNYEIFQNKSPSQKISLNDYLFSRCWAEYFEKDVKSKSLKEIDVVEDIHIINLLQERCGEDKVNAENKFQERIKKAENEKKICHKKQDRCQKGGETLNCDAFVGNVIGCNNKYYDNISDAKTWNCTQTSNGGAKLQPGTCVPPRTQTLCVANMYSGGNILINSGDDENNLKQYIMNAMKKETQLLYDYYTSKDDNKRAIISKTSSGQKGKNDSNYMPKNFCKAAERTYNDFKHMVLGDVPSKTDSFNKIHEEIKKILQKQNNKQQQSNPQTPENWWDTHSDKFWDAVKCGIKTQTQPDGSKKNFSGNECGEFPPDDTDNQFVWWFKEWGQQFCFERKKYIDAINEVCDSLWYNRCDISTQKTLKDVCQHKCQVYKDFIQEKHSEWIQQKTKYESENPEMFAHELFSQHYPECVDTNFELIFEEKVSANSKPSKTELKYDYADASDICSCKDQTYACKNDGNKSTCKEKGGDVTTWRTHLLKTGKDGKPLRGVYVPPRRQKLCLANLYPIIFGKDKNNNNDNSTKKNELLNRLKIVAEREAYYLWLQHVTKDKKLDTTSHNRACCAIRSSFFDIGDIVKGADIWDDPSKTYIHKTLNDIFGKELEELKKSQKEPTYENPILYLRKKWWEIDETVGNSGNNKKTNRDSIWDAMQCGVKNAITELNGNGEEVQDKDLPKCIQDINQKRNVYLVATPQFVRWLEEWSQQFCDEYPKHMEKLGRQCKRSSGNNNCNDHSNKDCKDVCAKYNDWISLKKKEWDGMSKYYSKILQMGKSSDQSPDGTDYDAITQPTAIDYLNQKCNKNIDGTNNCCHCKDIGKDSTLSPTSQNSSNHDKPLEHMHKVVNKIDDKYKKYMPQCTKCYIQHIRDQIENITDVLKGRKEQNTKGRSSSSSNNPCAQSTTKPDKNMMEIAQIFQAEAETQLNGRGGDSLKGDASKGTYNNNVNGYDLKDSNICNLEKTKHTNDGRGGNNGGPCKGKGLGENNTVNTRFVVGFLWQKDETNIHESHKDVIMPPRRRHICTSNLENLFTSARGLNGDKVNNSFFGDVLLTAKYEAEKIISMYKGKNKLTDQGVPKDPNHRESICHAVRGSFADIGDIIRGRDLWSRNGEMKLLEGKLKDIFGKIKTLVDSSANKYSTDTPQHTNLRKDWWEANRKQVWEAMKCAVKDYKVPYVLESSSGGSRKASEKPYCGFDDSGTPLDDYIPQRLRWLGEWAEWFCKAQKDEYDKVRSACEQCKGGTCGKCNDCKEACGKYTQFINDWKQQWTEIDKKYKDLYQQAKSNSGGSGTSGDRNQEYLDEFLKQLKDKNTSNITYGTAAGYVHEEIKDIGCNTQKYFCEKPTNGGKKEEYAFEDPPKDYKQACDCQEYRAQITSSTTKGQGSQELDTSGSQQSKALVTPQSSSSQQPSIGGSGNPSTRGGSTVKDQDQGTTSTGGASGQEQDTGQGHDPNTKGPDQNIGSAGALVPQGGASVHGSSVPTLPNAHDASQPNQKGVIDSTPPPGTEQGAYEPPPSRGGHSSPTPSTGGTSAAPYNKPTTPKDEFKELNTCPFEIGATGGVTTAVNNETCKKFLVYKRCISTKYDNNLNNWKSDLVKNNRDKNEGVLMPPRRTRLCRAPFLGQFYRANEKDSFINHFYTATFNQGILLGILFKDNKDEAYESLKNSFYDYGDIIKGTDLVEETLIHDLNERLNKMFPKNSASSTSVDGREQWWNENKKRVWNAMLCGYHKGINDLQTHNKGRRKSPSLPSSLTKIIPDDWCPVPSDDTTPQFLRWMTEWSRQFCEEKGNETISLQKNCLDNDGNTTKIETNKGYKLNDTNCLVSMKKYKEWIDSKREQWQSWEKIYKKKKQNVKHITSSATFLPGTSSQELASQNDAEKYVQMNCDKCDCNINNLEYMYKQVDKPSINAIKKIVAKVQEDIPELKLVSLNDDIKFVQDMIKKVTENANIIEEKINPQAKQLEVNKTKSNTSPGFRILTNLWNTITKTVLTSAAAAGKLGVAATTAAIDTAADIIPQAVEVGVEAGLKVGIGALDGIKSMIPSGKSVDATKVDCGSASSKGSTASPGTSGQSAKTKPSASNVTTLSDILTYTVTFPVGFLLGAFGFLFFYLKKKPILRPTKLFSVIDIPQNDYGIPDETSTNRYIPYGRYKGKTYIYVEEHCSGRENIFESDTTDITSSESEYEELHINDIYKYKSPKYKTLIDLVLKPSSKTHDAENTHIDHMEDTIHTPNNNPTDDEWNQLKQDFISQYLENIPKDLPNENTVDDNMPKDIQPDILPHNMEEKPFITFIQDRFLDSSREDVTYNINWNVPKHTQIYSNITHPPKDNNLYSGTDLINDSLNSEQHVDIYDELLKRKENELFGTKHPKNTTKSKYISI